Proteins co-encoded in one Cytobacillus sp. NJ13 genomic window:
- a CDS encoding sulfurtransferase TusA family protein, whose translation MNAAKVLDAKGLACPMPIVKTKKAIGEIESGQVLEVHTTDKGAVKDLAAWTESTGHELLKHEDDNGILKFWIKKG comes from the coding sequence ATGAACGCAGCAAAAGTACTGGATGCAAAAGGCTTAGCTTGTCCAATGCCAATCGTAAAAACAAAGAAAGCAATAGGGGAAATCGAATCAGGCCAGGTGCTTGAAGTTCATACAACCGACAAAGGCGCAGTCAAAGACTTGGCTGCCTGGACAGAGTCAACAGGACATGAGCTTTTAAAACATGAGGATGACAACGGAATTTTAAAGTTCTGGATAAAAAAAGGCTAA
- a CDS encoding MBL fold metallo-hydrolase → MKAMTAKEVTKKVIQKEELFILDVRNESDFNDWKIEGKNFEYMNVPYFDLLDGVESILDKIPADKELLIVCAKEGSSVMIAEMLEEAGREASYLKGGMKAWSEHLEPVKAGDLKDGGELYQFVRIGKGCLSYMVISNGEAAIVDATRMTEVFIDFAAEKNAVIKHVFDTHLHADHISGGRKIAEKTGASYWLPPKDAEEVTFDYKSLDDGNEVMIGSAKISIQAVYSPGHTKGSTSFVVDDQYLLSGDILFIDSIGRPDLAGKAGDWAGDLRETLYKRYKELSSQLVVMPAHFMIIDELNEDGSVSEKLGTLFAENHGLNIDDEGEFRKLVSENLPPQPNAYQEIRETNMGKISPDEEKQREMEIGPNRCAVR, encoded by the coding sequence ATGAAAGCAATGACTGCTAAAGAAGTAACAAAAAAAGTTATTCAAAAAGAAGAGCTATTTATACTGGATGTGCGTAATGAAAGTGACTTTAATGATTGGAAGATTGAAGGAAAAAACTTTGAATACATGAATGTTCCCTACTTCGATCTTCTTGATGGAGTAGAGTCAATTCTGGATAAAATTCCAGCTGATAAAGAACTTTTAATCGTTTGTGCAAAAGAAGGATCTTCTGTCATGATTGCAGAAATGCTTGAGGAAGCTGGACGAGAGGCTTCTTACCTGAAGGGCGGAATGAAAGCATGGAGCGAACACCTTGAGCCTGTTAAAGCAGGAGACTTGAAGGACGGGGGCGAATTGTACCAATTTGTCCGCATTGGTAAAGGCTGTCTATCATATATGGTTATTTCTAATGGGGAAGCTGCGATTGTCGATGCAACAAGAATGACTGAGGTATTCATTGACTTTGCTGCTGAAAAGAATGCTGTAATCAAGCATGTTTTTGATACACACCTCCATGCTGACCATATCTCAGGGGGAAGAAAAATTGCTGAAAAAACTGGTGCTTCATACTGGCTTCCTCCTAAGGATGCTGAAGAAGTAACATTTGATTACAAAAGTCTTGACGATGGAAACGAAGTAATGATTGGTTCTGCTAAGATCAGCATTCAAGCTGTTTATTCACCAGGCCATACAAAAGGATCAACATCATTTGTGGTAGATGATCAATACCTTCTATCAGGCGATATTCTATTCATCGATTCAATTGGCCGACCGGATCTTGCAGGAAAAGCCGGTGACTGGGCTGGCGATTTAAGGGAGACACTTTATAAGCGCTATAAAGAGCTATCAAGTCAATTAGTTGTTATGCCTGCACACTTCATGATCATTGATGAGTTAAATGAAGATGGCAGTGTTTCTGAGAAACTTGGCACATTATTTGCTGAGAATCATGGATTAAATATTGATGACGAAGGAGAGTTCAGAAAATTAGTTTCTGAAAATCTTCCTCCTCAGCCAAATGCTTATCAGGAAATCCGTGAAACAAATATGGGGAAAATCAGCCCGGATGAAGAAAAACAAAGAGAGATGGAAATCGGCCCTAACCGCTGTGCTGTAAGATAA
- a CDS encoding sulfurtransferase TusA family protein, whose amino-acid sequence MTTLKANFTVDAKGLACPMPIVRTKKAINNLNPGEVLEVLATDKGSKADIQAWSKSSGHHYLGTIEEGDVLKHYIRKASENEEREAVNFETIASNEDLQKELESNSEIVVLDVREPAEYAFGHIPNAVSIPFGELEERIGELNKDKKIYVVCRTGSRSDMASQALTEKGFSNIINVVPGMSGWNGPTETKVN is encoded by the coding sequence ATGACAACATTAAAAGCAAACTTTACGGTAGATGCAAAAGGTCTTGCTTGCCCAATGCCAATTGTAAGAACAAAAAAAGCAATTAATAATTTAAACCCTGGTGAAGTACTTGAGGTGCTTGCAACGGATAAAGGTTCAAAGGCAGATATTCAGGCTTGGTCAAAAAGTTCAGGACATCATTATCTTGGGACAATTGAAGAAGGGGATGTGCTAAAGCACTATATTCGCAAAGCAAGTGAAAATGAAGAGCGCGAAGCAGTAAATTTTGAGACTATTGCTTCTAACGAAGATCTGCAAAAAGAACTTGAATCAAATTCAGAGATTGTCGTTCTTGATGTAAGGGAACCGGCTGAATATGCATTTGGACATATTCCAAACGCTGTTTCCATTCCTTTTGGCGAACTTGAAGAACGAATTGGCGAGCTGAATAAAGATAAAAAGATTTATGTAGTATGCCGTACAGGCAGCCGCAGTGATATGGCTTCACAGGCATTAACCGAAAAAGGCTTCTCCAACATAATTAATGTAGTGCCGGGAATGTCTGGTTGGAATGGGCCCACAGAAACTAAAGTGAACTAA
- a CDS encoding DsrE/DsrF/DrsH-like family protein, which yields MDRKKTTIVLFSGDYDKVMAAYIIANGAAAYDHEVTIFHTFWGLNALRKDEPIQVKKSFMEKMFGKMMPRGPEKMGLSKMNMAGMGPKMIKDIMKKHNTMPVKDLIEMAKEQDIKLVACQMTVDLLGFKPDEIIDGVDYAGVAAYLADAEDGNVNLFI from the coding sequence TTGGATAGGAAAAAAACAACAATTGTTCTATTCAGCGGAGATTATGACAAGGTGATGGCAGCTTATATCATTGCGAATGGTGCAGCTGCTTATGACCATGAGGTAACAATCTTTCACACTTTTTGGGGACTGAATGCTCTAAGGAAAGATGAGCCTATCCAAGTGAAAAAATCATTTATGGAAAAAATGTTTGGAAAAATGATGCCAAGAGGTCCTGAAAAAATGGGTCTTTCAAAAATGAATATGGCTGGCATGGGTCCAAAAATGATTAAAGACATTATGAAAAAGCACAACACGATGCCAGTAAAAGATTTGATTGAAATGGCAAAAGAACAGGATATTAAGCTGGTAGCCTGTCAGATGACAGTTGATCTTCTAGGCTTTAAACCAGATGAAATTATTGATGGTGTTGATTATGCTGGTGTAGCAGCGTACCTGGCAGATGCAGAAGATGGAAATGTAAACTTATTCATCTAA
- a CDS encoding rhodanese-like domain-containing protein yields MKTMTAKDVERKLAAGEHLNLIDVREADEVKEGKIPSAIHIPLGLIEFRMHELDKNKEYIMVCRSGNRSGLAARFLEGKSFYVINMIGGMMNWEGPIE; encoded by the coding sequence ATGAAAACAATGACTGCTAAAGATGTTGAACGAAAGTTAGCTGCTGGCGAACACTTGAATTTGATTGATGTCCGTGAAGCGGATGAGGTTAAGGAAGGAAAGATTCCGTCAGCTATTCATATTCCACTTGGGTTAATTGAATTTCGTATGCATGAATTAGATAAAAACAAGGAATATATAATGGTCTGCCGGTCTGGTAATCGCAGTGGGTTAGCTGCTCGCTTTCTTGAAGGCAAGAGTTTTTATGTGATCAATATGATTGGCGGCATGATGAACTGGGAAGGGCCAATAGAATAA